The sequence below is a genomic window from Acidimicrobiales bacterium.
TCACGGAGGTAGACGTTGACGGCCGAGAGGAACACGGCCAGGGCGGCCGCCAGCACGACGACAGCCAGCATGGCGGGCACGAGCAGTGGCAGGTAGTGCAGCGCCGGCTTGACCTGGAAAGCCGCCAGCGCGACGAGGAGAACCAGGGCCTGGAGGAAGAAGAAGACCAGGGCCGCCCCGACGGACGCCAGGGCGAGCATCTCGCGGGGGAAGGCGACCTTCTTGATCAGCGGAGCGCCGCCCACCACCGCAGTGGTCGCGCCCATGACCGAGGCCGAGAAGAAGTTCCAGACCAGCAGCCCACAGAGCAGGAAGATGGCGAAGTACGGGATCGTGTTGCGGAGTGCGATCTGGAACACGAAGAAGAACACGGCCAGGTACAGGGCCGGGTTGAGCATCGACCACACGAACCCCAGGACGCTGTCCTTGTACTTGACCTTGAGCTCCTTGCCGATCAATCCCAGCAACAGCTCCCGGTGACGCCACAGGTCGGGAAGCCGGCGCCACACCGAGACGTTCGAGGACACGACCCGGGTGGGCGTGTTGCGGCGACGGCGATCCGCCCCGTCCGGTTCGGTCGCGGCGGGAGGCTCGTCGGAGATGGGGGCGCGCTGGGCTTCGATCGACATACCGTCCTAATGAGCCATCCGGGGCGCCAGGTTGGGCAAAAAGGTAGGGCCTATGGGAATCAGGCTACCGCCCCAGTCACGCCCTGAGGTGCAGGTCCAAGGGGACCCGGGCGCCGCGGCCCGGCGGGCGCCCGATACGGTACACGGCTCGGGCGGCGAAACCCCCGGGCCGTCGGCCGGGCGGACGCCGTCCTCAGGTCGTGATCGAGGTGGCCACCGAGCGCTCTATCACCTGGTCGATGAACCCGTAGTCGCGGGCCTCCTCGGCGGTGAACCAGCGGTCGCGGTCTGAGTCGGTCTCGATGCGCTCGACCGGCTGGCCGGTGTGGAAGGCGATGCGCTCGGCCATCATGCGCTTGAGGTAGACGATCTGCTCGGCCTGGATGGCGATGTCGGCCGCCTGGCCCTGCATCTGCCCCGAAGGCTGGTGCATCAGGATCCGGGAGTGCGGCAGGGC
It includes:
- a CDS encoding ABC transporter permease, which gives rise to MSIEAQRAPISDEPPAATEPDGADRRRRNTPTRVVSSNVSVWRRLPDLWRHRELLLGLIGKELKVKYKDSVLGFVWSMLNPALYLAVFFFVFQIALRNTIPYFAIFLLCGLLVWNFFSASVMGATTAVVGGAPLIKKVAFPREMLALASVGAALVFFFLQALVLLVALAAFQVKPALHYLPLLVPAMLAVVVLAAALAVFLSAVNVYLRDTQHLLELVLVAWFWGTPIVYAYETIAGRLAEHGIGWINLLNPVTPIVLTFQRALYAKPFPTGTDGKPIQILPLWGPGEYLWLLLIVLGVSAVAFIGALTVFGRLEGNFAEEL